Proteins from one Fibrobacter sp. UWR4 genomic window:
- a CDS encoding glycosyltransferase family 2 protein yields MISVCIATYNGSAYIRQQLESILSQLPENAEVVVADDGSTDGTLDVIAAVGDGRVRILPQSEHLGPTYNFERALREAKGDVIFLSDQDDFWIPGKVPQMLSALENSVLAVHDANFMDGEGKPIATLGTMWKERPYKSGVFANWLKNTYTGCCMAFRRELLEKALPFPKGLPMHDQWLGLMGERHFSVVAVKECLIQYRIHEKNATQLVGGKSRGLVQRVKWRLALLRSLLH; encoded by the coding sequence ATGATTTCCGTCTGCATTGCGACATATAATGGATCCGCCTATATCAGGCAACAGCTGGAGAGTATCCTTTCCCAGCTGCCCGAGAATGCTGAAGTTGTGGTGGCAGATGACGGCTCTACGGATGGGACTCTGGATGTGATTGCAGCCGTGGGGGATGGCCGTGTACGAATTCTCCCGCAGTCGGAGCACCTGGGACCTACGTACAATTTTGAACGTGCCCTTCGGGAAGCCAAGGGCGATGTGATTTTCCTGTCGGATCAGGACGATTTCTGGATTCCGGGTAAAGTTCCTCAGATGTTGTCTGCTCTGGAAAATTCCGTCCTGGCCGTTCATGATGCAAATTTCATGGATGGGGAAGGCAAGCCTATTGCCACCTTAGGGACCATGTGGAAGGAACGTCCCTACAAGTCCGGTGTGTTCGCCAACTGGCTCAAGAATACTTATACAGGTTGCTGCATGGCGTTTCGTCGGGAACTGCTGGAAAAGGCCTTGCCGTTCCCGAAGGGTTTGCCCATGCATGACCAGTGGTTGGGGCTGATGGGTGAACGTCACTTTTCTGTGGTGGCTGTAAAGGAATGCCTGATCCAGTATCGAATTCATGAAAAAAATGCCACCCAGCTGGTGGGCGGCAAATCTCGTGGTCTAGTGCAGCGCGTTAAGTGGCGCTTGGCTCTGCTACGAAGCCTCCTGCATTGA
- a CDS encoding glycosyltransferase family 2 protein — protein sequence MESVTTPQVSVLLASYNHEKFVEAAVRSVMEQRGVSFELIVVDDGSSDRSPEILKRLSEELGFRFVHRPNKGVVATCNELLSYARGKFYCTFSSDDIMPPDRLAKQSQFLESRPQAVACFGQVKPMTADGVVGDDLDPQFLKAVPEIDFETFFLGEKGLHGCAEMFRTENVRGLGGYDSRFFFEDYPLYLRVLYEFGPQPVSPDIECCYYRDHGNNMHANHNRMYGEFLKIIELYKEHELYSRAVKVWKARWFSALAYEQKWEALKRLPQLASFTGPFLKRLPKLFIPSFLLKH from the coding sequence GTGGAATCCGTAACAACCCCTCAGGTATCGGTGCTGCTGGCAAGCTACAATCATGAAAAGTTTGTGGAAGCCGCAGTCCGTTCTGTCATGGAACAGAGGGGCGTTTCATTTGAACTGATTGTGGTGGACGACGGTAGCTCCGACCGTTCCCCTGAAATCTTGAAGCGTCTGTCCGAAGAACTGGGCTTTAGGTTTGTGCATCGTCCCAACAAAGGTGTTGTAGCGACATGCAATGAATTGCTCTCCTATGCTCGCGGAAAATTTTACTGCACGTTCTCCTCTGACGACATCATGCCTCCGGATCGCCTGGCGAAGCAGTCTCAGTTTCTGGAAAGTCGCCCTCAGGCAGTAGCCTGCTTTGGACAGGTCAAGCCAATGACTGCCGATGGCGTTGTGGGGGATGATTTGGACCCTCAGTTTCTGAAGGCTGTTCCTGAAATTGATTTTGAGACGTTCTTCCTAGGGGAAAAGGGACTTCACGGTTGTGCGGAAATGTTCCGTACGGAAAACGTTCGTGGCCTTGGCGGTTACGACTCCCGGTTCTTCTTTGAGGATTATCCGCTGTACCTGCGGGTCCTGTATGAATTTGGACCGCAGCCGGTTTCTCCGGATATTGAATGCTGTTACTACCGGGATCACGGGAATAATATGCATGCCAATCATAACCGCATGTACGGGGAATTTCTGAAAATAATAGAACTGTACAAGGAACACGAGCTTTATTCACGGGCGGTAAAAGTCTGGAAGGCTCGCTGGTTCTCCGCCCTGGCTTATGAACAGAAATGGGAAGCGCTGAAACGTCTTCCCCAATTGGCTAGCTTTACTGGACCGTTCTTGAAACGCTTGCCAAAACTTTTTATTCCGTCATTCCTGTTAAAACACTAG
- a CDS encoding O-antigen translocase, whose protein sequence is MKSFLGSGAVTAFNALRAFAINKLLAIFLPPAAFACVGQFMNLLSIGQATSSLALQNGWTSLSAQNKNNDKELLGIWHGGFRLTTFATLFTAIAAVLFCFMAPLESLFPGMNTRLVQAAILFALPGILSTNIITITAAVMNGLGENKKWALINMVTSMWQIIWVAFFLYSGRLSVLSIIATQSIVAAFFAIRVASQAGFSLKRIWSTAADVRGPWLSYALMGLVPMILSPVVLTVIRTSVASNFGNDATGIWQSVWKVSDFLFMMMSAILTVIILPKVSAKQTRQEFLKLFNPLLLRVMGISLVMVVALYFCRGILVQVLFSRAYMGAADYLLYQLVGDFFRTGGFALALVLIARQETKKFLTVEILAEVFLAVSSVVCMQMKSFEFNGPMVGYAMENLLYFIAMFFMVRRVKWNP, encoded by the coding sequence ATGAAGAGTTTTCTGGGCTCCGGGGCTGTAACCGCGTTCAATGCCTTGCGGGCTTTTGCCATCAACAAATTGCTGGCGATCTTCCTGCCGCCTGCCGCTTTTGCCTGCGTGGGACAGTTCATGAACTTGCTTTCCATCGGACAGGCGACCTCTAGCCTTGCTCTCCAGAATGGTTGGACGAGTCTTTCTGCACAAAATAAGAATAATGACAAGGAACTGTTGGGAATTTGGCATGGTGGTTTTAGGCTCACTACCTTTGCCACCTTGTTTACGGCAATTGCCGCGGTGCTCTTCTGCTTCATGGCTCCCCTGGAAAGTCTTTTCCCGGGAATGAACACTCGGCTGGTCCAGGCGGCTATCCTGTTCGCCTTGCCCGGCATTCTGTCCACGAACATCATTACTATTACAGCTGCCGTAATGAATGGGCTGGGGGAGAACAAGAAGTGGGCTCTCATCAATATGGTCACTTCCATGTGGCAAATTATCTGGGTCGCCTTCTTCCTTTATTCCGGCCGACTTTCCGTTCTTTCCATTATTGCGACCCAGTCTATTGTTGCCGCCTTCTTTGCAATCCGTGTGGCAAGCCAGGCTGGCTTTAGCCTGAAGAGAATCTGGTCGACTGCTGCGGATGTTCGCGGGCCTTGGCTGTCCTATGCTCTGATGGGGCTGGTTCCCATGATCTTAAGCCCTGTGGTGCTGACCGTTATTCGAACCTCCGTGGCTTCCAATTTTGGAAATGATGCCACCGGTATTTGGCAGAGCGTATGGAAAGTTTCCGACTTCTTGTTCATGATGATGTCTGCCATTTTGACGGTAATTATTTTACCGAAGGTATCAGCCAAACAGACTCGTCAGGAATTCCTCAAACTTTTCAATCCCTTGCTTTTGCGTGTCATGGGGATTTCCCTGGTAATGGTTGTGGCTCTTTATTTCTGCCGCGGGATTCTAGTGCAAGTACTTTTTTCCAGGGCCTATATGGGTGCCGCCGATTACCTGCTGTATCAGTTGGTTGGGGACTTCTTCAGGACTGGCGGTTTCGCTCTTGCTCTGGTTCTGATTGCCCGTCAGGAAACCAAGAAATTCCTTACGGTAGAAATTCTGGCTGAAGTCTTTTTGGCGGTTTCCTCTGTAGTGTGCATGCAGATGAAGTCTTTTGAATTTAATGGCCCCATGGTGGGCTATGCTATGGAAAATCTGCTGTACTTTATCGCTATGTTCTTTATGGTCCGGAGGGTAAAGTGGAATCCGTAA
- a CDS encoding DegT/DnrJ/EryC1/StrS aminotransferase family protein: MIQVPYYPLKRVVDSYHGRLQQATSRVVESGWFIRGEECRKFEASFAEYCGAKFCVGVGNGLEALSLILKGYIELGRLEPGDGVIVPSNTFIATWLAVKAAGLVPFPAEPDKDTCVLSLLSVENAFTNARLSGVAVKAILAVHLYGRLCPMDRIRAYAEDRNLLLLEDAAQAHGAAMNMPCVDGSQKVCRAGNLGDAAGFSFYPGKNLGSLGDAGAVVTNDEKLAAVVRMLANYGSEKKYVHEYVGENSRLDEMQAAVLSEKLPSLDGENTRRGEIAKRYQTEIKNPLIRLPASADANCVWHIFAVHCERPDGSSCRDELREHLAKLGVETLIHYPTPPHLQKAFSDAYGMVEYPVAECLAREELSLPLHPFMSDEEIQAVIDGVNSFKVDC, translated from the coding sequence ATGATTCAAGTTCCCTATTATCCTTTAAAGCGTGTGGTAGATTCCTATCATGGACGCTTGCAGCAGGCAACTTCCCGTGTGGTGGAATCTGGCTGGTTCATTCGTGGCGAGGAATGTCGCAAATTCGAGGCAAGTTTTGCTGAATATTGCGGTGCCAAATTCTGCGTCGGGGTAGGGAATGGTCTGGAAGCTCTTTCCTTGATTTTGAAGGGCTACATTGAACTCGGCCGATTGGAACCGGGTGATGGAGTCATTGTTCCTAGCAATACATTTATCGCAACCTGGCTTGCTGTAAAGGCAGCCGGACTTGTACCGTTCCCGGCAGAACCGGATAAGGATACGTGTGTACTGTCCTTGCTTTCGGTTGAAAATGCATTTACCAATGCAAGACTGAGCGGTGTTGCTGTCAAGGCAATTCTTGCGGTTCATCTATATGGCCGCCTTTGCCCCATGGACCGAATCCGTGCCTATGCGGAAGATCGAAACTTGCTTTTGCTGGAAGATGCCGCCCAGGCCCATGGTGCTGCCATGAATATGCCTTGCGTTGACGGATCTCAAAAGGTGTGCCGTGCCGGAAATCTGGGCGACGCTGCTGGCTTCAGTTTTTATCCGGGTAAGAACTTGGGTTCCCTTGGTGATGCAGGTGCCGTGGTGACCAACGATGAAAAACTTGCTGCCGTAGTCCGCATGCTGGCGAACTATGGATCCGAGAAAAAGTACGTTCACGAGTATGTGGGCGAAAATTCCCGCCTGGACGAAATGCAGGCCGCAGTTCTGTCCGAAAAACTTCCAAGCCTGGATGGGGAGAATACCCGCCGTGGCGAAATCGCCAAGCGGTATCAGACTGAAATTAAGAATCCCTTGATTCGCTTGCCTGCGTCAGCCGACGCCAATTGTGTGTGGCATATTTTTGCAGTACACTGCGAACGTCCCGATGGCTCCAGCTGCCGCGACGAACTTCGCGAACATCTGGCGAAACTGGGGGTCGAAACCCTCATCCATTACCCTACGCCGCCTCATCTGCAAAAGGCTTTCTCTGACGCTTATGGAATGGTGGAATATCCTGTTGCAGAATGTTTGGCCCGTGAAGAATTGAGCTTGCCTCTTCATCCCTTTATGAGCGATGAAGAAATTCAGGCTGTTATTGATGGCGTCAACAGTTTTAAGGTGGATTGTTAA
- a CDS encoding GNAT family N-acetyltransferase, translating to MYEILPYTKELDSRLDRFVNQDSVNGTFLQSRRFLNYHPEGRFDEAGFALQKSGIIAAYFPGVKIVGNVNEKPAFISHAGSTFGGPIMGKPFYNGAKIQEVLSEADAYLSQNFSEVRLKVTPALFSEESPDLLEYILEHLGYQRHTELSCSTPIKKGEDPLERCDAKHRHQFAASENYKLTYRDLESEEDFATFYKFLEISKAKHQTKPVHSLAELLDLKKRIKKSIRFKSLWLDNRYICGMMQFLFPKTGVVHDQYISADESFDLFHHTTAMHVYAMREAAEEGYTNFSWGISTEEHGDILNENLYRFKEAFGAKPCVNVTFTKKF from the coding sequence ATGTACGAAATTTTGCCCTACACCAAGGAATTGGATAGTCGCCTAGACCGCTTTGTGAACCAGGATTCCGTGAACGGAACATTCCTGCAAAGCAGGCGTTTCTTGAACTATCATCCCGAGGGCCGTTTCGACGAAGCAGGTTTCGCCCTACAAAAAAGTGGGATCATCGCAGCCTATTTTCCCGGTGTAAAAATTGTTGGCAACGTAAATGAAAAGCCTGCATTCATTTCCCACGCGGGATCCACTTTTGGTGGACCCATTATGGGCAAGCCTTTTTACAATGGCGCAAAAATTCAGGAAGTCCTTTCCGAAGCCGACGCTTACTTGTCACAGAATTTTTCTGAAGTTCGTCTCAAAGTTACGCCAGCCCTTTTCTCCGAAGAAAGCCCTGACCTGCTTGAATATATTTTGGAACATCTCGGCTATCAGCGCCACACGGAACTGAGCTGCAGTACACCCATCAAGAAAGGCGAAGATCCCCTGGAACGTTGCGATGCAAAGCACCGTCATCAGTTTGCAGCCAGCGAGAATTACAAGCTCACTTACCGTGATCTGGAAAGCGAAGAAGATTTCGCCACGTTCTACAAGTTCCTTGAAATTTCCAAGGCCAAGCATCAAACCAAGCCGGTCCACTCCTTGGCAGAACTTTTGGATTTAAAGAAACGAATCAAGAAGAGCATTCGGTTCAAGAGCCTTTGGCTGGACAATCGCTACATCTGCGGCATGATGCAGTTCCTGTTCCCGAAAACAGGTGTGGTTCACGACCAGTATATTTCTGCGGACGAAAGTTTTGATTTGTTCCACCACACTACAGCAATGCATGTGTACGCCATGCGCGAAGCTGCCGAGGAAGGCTACACCAATTTTTCCTGGGGAATCTCCACCGAAGAACACGGCGACATCCTCAACGAAAACCTCTATCGATTCAAGGAAGCCTTTGGCGCAAAGCCCTGCGTCAACGTAACCTTCACCAAAAAATTCTAG
- a CDS encoding FdtA/QdtA family cupin domain-containing protein, producing MNWNEPQLIDIPIVHDERGNLSVVEGGQLVPFDIKRVYYLYDVPGGSTRGGHAHRKLRQLIFAASGSFDVVLDNGKTRQKFQLNRSYKGLYIPTMTWREIENFSSGAVCMVLASEHYDAEDYIYEYEDFLKEVK from the coding sequence ATGAATTGGAATGAACCGCAACTGATTGACATCCCCATCGTTCATGATGAACGTGGCAACCTTAGTGTTGTGGAGGGTGGCCAGCTGGTCCCCTTTGATATTAAGCGAGTTTATTATCTCTACGACGTTCCGGGTGGATCCACTCGCGGCGGTCATGCCCATCGGAAACTCCGCCAGCTGATTTTTGCTGCCAGCGGCAGTTTTGACGTGGTTCTGGATAACGGCAAAACCCGTCAGAAGTTCCAGTTGAACCGTTCCTACAAGGGCTTGTACATTCCCACCATGACCTGGCGTGAAATCGAGAATTTCTCCTCCGGCGCCGTGTGCATGGTCTTGGCTTCAGAACATTACGATGCCGAAGATTACATCTACGAATACGAAGACTTCTTGAAGGAAGTTAAATGA
- the rpsD gene encoding 30S ribosomal protein S4, with translation MSSFRGPKGKVARSLDLAVSQKTQKALDRRHFAPGQHGQNRKKSASVYKQQLVEKQRLRFTYNISEAQLAKAYAEANRRAGSAGDNLMILLETRLDAAVLRMGFARTIFAARQYVAHGHFTVNGVRSFSPSRQLKAGDVIAVREQSKEHVQIKEALAAGATVPEYLTVDAGKMQGSLVKLPLRDQIPVQLQEQLVVEYYSR, from the coding sequence ATGTCCTCTTTCCGTGGACCTAAGGGCAAGGTTGCCCGTTCCCTGGACCTTGCTGTTTCTCAGAAGACTCAGAAGGCTCTCGACCGTCGTCATTTTGCACCTGGCCAGCATGGTCAGAACCGCAAGAAGTCCGCTTCTGTGTACAAGCAGCAGCTCGTCGAAAAGCAGCGTCTTCGCTTCACCTACAACATTTCCGAAGCTCAGCTTGCTAAGGCTTATGCCGAAGCAAACCGTCGCGCCGGTTCTGCTGGTGATAACCTGATGATCTTGCTCGAAACCCGTCTGGACGCAGCAGTGCTCCGCATGGGCTTCGCTCGCACCATCTTTGCTGCTCGTCAGTACGTTGCACACGGTCACTTCACCGTGAACGGCGTCCGCAGCTTCTCTCCGTCTCGTCAGCTCAAGGCTGGTGACGTGATTGCAGTTCGCGAACAGTCTAAGGAACACGTTCAGATCAAGGAAGCCCTGGCAGCAGGTGCAACCGTTCCTGAATATCTGACCGTTGATGCCGGCAAGATGCAGGGCTCTCTCGTGAAGCTTCCGCTCCGCGACCAGATCCCCGTTCAGCTGCAGGAACAGCTGGTTGTGGAATACTACTCTCGCTAA
- a CDS encoding acetolactate synthase large subunit has product MNTAEVLIRCLENEGVKYIFGIPGEETLELMEAIKNSSIRFITVRHEQGAAFMADVYGRLTGKAGVCLSTLGPGATNLVTGVADANSDGAPLIAITGQVGTERMHLTSHQYLDLVNMFTPITKRSKQVVRPDTVNEIVRIVFKYAEMEKPGACHIDLPCNIAAMEVAGEVAQAPLKHHRENMVYASDDVLRSVAAMISEAKRPVILAGHSAVRNGASDALTKFASTAKIPVVSTMMAKGVIPCDNTYSMWCIGIPQKDYQNYIMEQSDLVIAIGYDVVEYAPARWNPTGDKPIVHIDETPNHINKFYQPIEEVIGNISASLLSLCCMCRRTSDPEWALYIREKMAADHARYDLDKSFPPKPQKILHDIRIVMGEDDILLSDVGAHKMWIARQYHCYHPNTCIISNGFATMGIAVPGAIAAKLLNPEKKVLAVTGDGGFMMNSQELETAYREKIPFVTLVFTDGNYGLIKWKQEERYGDSYAIDFTNPDFVKYAESMHLKGYRIERTEDIIPTLREAFEQDVPSIIECPVDYSANMELSERLKNLKV; this is encoded by the coding sequence ATGAATACCGCAGAAGTTTTAATCCGTTGTCTTGAAAATGAAGGTGTCAAGTATATCTTTGGAATCCCTGGCGAAGAAACCTTGGAGTTGATGGAGGCCATCAAGAATTCCTCCATCCGTTTTATTACGGTCCGTCATGAGCAGGGGGCGGCCTTTATGGCGGATGTCTATGGTCGTTTGACAGGTAAGGCGGGCGTTTGTCTTTCTACTCTGGGTCCTGGCGCTACAAACTTGGTGACTGGCGTGGCCGATGCCAATTCCGACGGTGCGCCCCTCATTGCCATAACAGGCCAGGTGGGTACCGAACGCATGCACTTGACCAGCCATCAGTACCTGGATCTGGTGAACATGTTTACGCCGATTACCAAGCGCAGCAAGCAGGTGGTCCGTCCGGACACGGTGAATGAAATTGTCCGTATTGTTTTCAAGTATGCCGAAATGGAAAAACCGGGCGCTTGTCATATTGACTTGCCTTGTAACATTGCGGCCATGGAAGTGGCGGGAGAGGTGGCTCAGGCGCCTCTGAAGCATCACCGCGAAAATATGGTGTATGCCAGCGATGATGTTTTGAGGTCGGTGGCTGCCATGATTTCCGAAGCCAAGCGTCCTGTGATTCTTGCAGGCCATTCTGCGGTTCGTAACGGTGCTTCCGATGCCCTTACCAAGTTTGCCTCTACTGCGAAGATTCCTGTGGTCAGCACCATGATGGCCAAGGGCGTGATTCCTTGCGACAACACTTATTCCATGTGGTGTATCGGTATTCCCCAGAAGGATTACCAGAACTACATCATGGAACAGTCCGACTTGGTGATCGCCATTGGTTACGACGTTGTGGAGTACGCTCCCGCAAGGTGGAATCCCACCGGCGACAAGCCCATTGTCCATATTGACGAAACGCCTAACCACATCAATAAATTCTATCAGCCCATCGAAGAAGTCATCGGAAACATTTCCGCATCCCTGTTGTCCCTATGCTGCATGTGCCGCAGGACCTCCGATCCGGAATGGGCTTTGTACATTCGTGAGAAGATGGCTGCAGACCACGCCCGCTATGACTTGGATAAGAGTTTCCCGCCCAAGCCCCAGAAGATTCTTCACGACATTCGAATCGTCATGGGGGAGGACGACATCCTTCTTTCGGATGTGGGCGCTCACAAGATGTGGATCGCTCGTCAGTACCACTGCTATCATCCCAACACTTGCATTATTTCCAACGGTTTCGCTACCATGGGGATTGCGGTGCCGGGGGCCATTGCGGCAAAGCTTCTGAATCCCGAAAAGAAGGTGCTTGCGGTTACAGGCGATGGCGGCTTCATGATGAACAGCCAGGAACTGGAAACGGCTTACCGCGAAAAAATTCCTTTCGTAACGCTGGTGTTTACTGATGGCAACTACGGCCTCATCAAGTGGAAGCAGGAAGAACGCTACGGCGATAGTTACGCCATCGATTTCACCAACCCGGATTTCGTGAAGTACGCCGAGTCCATGCACCTGAAGGGCTACCGCATCGAACGCACTGAGGACATTATTCCCACGTTACGCGAAGCCTTCGAACAAGATGTACCCTCCATCATCGAGTGCCCGGTGGATTACTCCGCCAACATGGAACTGTCTGAACGACTGAAAAATTTAAAAGTTTAA
- the urtA gene encoding urea ABC transporter substrate-binding protein, with protein MGCNEEKAAESATVKVGLLHSLTGPMAISEKSVRDAEVLAIEQINKAGGVLGKQIVFVEEDGASEPSTFATKAEKLIDIEKVATVFGCWTSSSRKAVKPIFEEYKSLLWYPVQYEGMEMSPNIVYTGAAPNQQIVPAIEYLISKGYKKLFLLGSDYVFPRTANMIINAQAKAAGISVVGEEYADMDQTDFAAIIAKIEAAKPDVIVNTLNGTGNVSFFKQMSEKNYSSKEYMTMSFSIAEEEVATIGPAILKGHLVSWNYYQTTSTPENTAFVAAYKEKFGANRVTSDPAEAAYDAVYLWAEAVKAAKSFEVDAVLAAIKSGSISYKAPEGVVAIDGKSQHLAKPVRVGEVSEDGLIKEVYATAAPVAPDPYLTTYDWAVKAGLQPLN; from the coding sequence ATGGGTTGCAACGAAGAAAAGGCTGCAGAATCCGCAACCGTAAAGGTGGGCTTGCTTCACTCTCTGACCGGCCCTATGGCCATCAGCGAAAAGTCCGTCCGTGACGCCGAAGTTTTGGCCATCGAACAAATCAACAAGGCCGGCGGCGTTCTCGGAAAGCAGATTGTTTTTGTCGAAGAAGACGGCGCTTCCGAACCATCAACTTTTGCAACCAAGGCAGAAAAGTTGATCGACATCGAAAAGGTCGCTACCGTTTTCGGCTGCTGGACCTCTTCTTCTCGCAAGGCTGTAAAGCCCATTTTTGAAGAATACAAGTCCCTGCTTTGGTACCCGGTACAGTACGAAGGTATGGAAATGTCTCCGAATATTGTCTACACCGGTGCCGCTCCTAACCAGCAGATTGTTCCGGCTATTGAATACTTGATTTCCAAGGGATACAAGAAGTTGTTCCTGCTGGGTTCCGACTATGTGTTCCCCCGCACCGCCAACATGATCATCAACGCTCAGGCTAAGGCTGCAGGCATTTCCGTGGTCGGCGAAGAATACGCAGACATGGATCAGACCGACTTCGCAGCAATCATCGCAAAGATCGAAGCCGCAAAGCCTGATGTTATCGTGAACACCTTGAACGGTACCGGCAACGTTTCCTTCTTCAAGCAGATGTCCGAAAAGAACTACTCCAGCAAGGAATACATGACCATGTCCTTCTCCATTGCTGAAGAAGAAGTAGCAACCATCGGCCCCGCCATCTTGAAGGGTCATCTGGTTTCCTGGAACTACTACCAGACCACCTCCACTCCTGAAAACACTGCATTCGTTGCTGCTTACAAGGAAAAGTTCGGCGCAAACCGCGTAACCTCCGACCCGGCAGAAGCTGCTTATGACGCAGTTTATCTGTGGGCAGAAGCTGTGAAGGCAGCAAAGAGCTTTGAAGTGGATGCAGTTCTTGCAGCAATCAAGTCCGGTTCCATTTCTTACAAGGCTCCGGAAGGCGTTGTGGCTATCGACGGCAAGAGCCAGCACCTTGCAAAGCCTGTCCGCGTGGGTGAAGTTTCCGAAGATGGTCTCATCAAGGAAGTTTACGCCACCGCAGCTCCTGTTGCACCGGATCCTTACCTGACCACCTATGATTGGGCAGTGAAGGCAGGTCTCCAGCCGCTGAACTAA
- the urtB gene encoding urea ABC transporter permease subunit UrtB, which translates to MEQTINILFNGLSLSSIILLTSLGLAITFGVMRVINMAHGEFVMIGAYMTFVVQQLFAKFLPESIGGLYYFVAIIAAFGVAFGLGSLLEKFVISRLYGREIDSLLATWGISLILQQGARSIFGSQGVNVTAPSFLSGGITLGECTFSYNRIFIILLVALCMGAVWLVMYKSNFGHQMRAVMQNRPMAQCMGINSRKVDNLTFAMGSGFAGIAGCSVALLGSIDSTVGQSYIVNSFMAVVLGGVGNLIGTVIGSGIIGISSIFTENYTSSTIAKAVVLLIVIVFLQKRPQGLFVIKSRNLD; encoded by the coding sequence TTGGAACAGACCATCAACATCCTTTTTAACGGCTTGAGTCTCAGCTCCATTATTTTGCTGACTTCGCTTGGCCTAGCCATTACCTTTGGCGTCATGCGCGTAATCAATATGGCCCATGGTGAATTCGTCATGATCGGCGCTTACATGACTTTTGTGGTCCAGCAGCTTTTCGCCAAGTTCCTGCCAGAATCTATTGGCGGACTCTATTACTTCGTAGCCATCATCGCCGCATTTGGCGTCGCATTCGGGCTAGGAAGTCTTCTTGAAAAATTCGTGATTTCAAGACTGTACGGTCGTGAAATCGACAGCCTTTTAGCCACATGGGGCATCAGCTTGATTTTACAACAAGGCGCACGCTCCATTTTTGGATCCCAGGGTGTGAACGTTACGGCTCCTTCCTTTTTAAGTGGCGGCATCACTCTCGGAGAATGCACTTTCTCCTATAACAGAATTTTCATCATCTTGCTGGTAGCTCTTTGCATGGGTGCCGTTTGGCTTGTGATGTACAAGTCCAATTTTGGTCACCAGATGCGAGCCGTCATGCAAAATCGCCCCATGGCACAGTGCATGGGCATCAATTCCCGCAAGGTGGACAACTTGACTTTCGCAATGGGCTCTGGATTTGCAGGTATCGCAGGATGCTCCGTAGCACTTCTCGGCTCCATTGACTCTACTGTCGGACAAAGCTATATCGTCAACTCCTTCATGGCAGTTGTTCTCGGAGGCGTTGGAAATTTGATCGGAACAGTCATCGGCTCCGGCATCATCGGCATCAGTTCCATCTTTACCGAAAACTACACTTCCTCCACCATCGCCAAGGCCGTGGTATTGCTGATTGTGATTGTATTCCTGCAAAAGAGACCTCAGGGACTGTTCGTTATCAAGAGCAGAAATTTGGATTAA